The following coding sequences are from one Lolium rigidum isolate FL_2022 chromosome 6, APGP_CSIRO_Lrig_0.1, whole genome shotgun sequence window:
- the LOC124659147 gene encoding cytochrome P450 72A397-like — MSIGAVLLSQPWRLIFSLGALVALWWTWRVLEMAWISPRRLGRALRAQGLRGTAYRFPFGDLKEFARLVGVARSKPMPLSHDISPRVNPLYHNVIKEHGKISVTWFGPTPRVIVNDPKLVGEILTNKHGHFRKRKFTNGIVKRLANGLVSHEGEKWAAHRKIINPAFHVEKLKKMLPAFVACCNDLVTRWEDHVGVNETKEIDVWPEFQNLTGDVISRAAFGSSFSEGRRIFQIQSEQARNVVKMVNSLYLPGFRFIPMQLNRRMKANTIEVEALLAGIVGKREKAMKEGNSASNEDLLGALMECNIAETKEAGTAKPIMTMDDIIGELKLFYFAGMDTTAVLLTWTMVALSMHPEWQDRAREEVQRVFGDSQPDFDGISQLKIVAMILYEVLRLYPPVVQFDRQTYEEVELGGVRYPPGVTLSLPIVFLHHDPDVWGEDADEFRPERFAEGISKASKNGSRAFFPFGWGPRICVGQNFALVEAKMALSKILQRFSFGLSPSYMHAPFPVSTLQPDHGAQIMLKKL; from the exons ATGTCGATCGGAGCAGTGCTGCTGTCGCAGCCGTGGAGATTGATTTTTTCGCTGGGAGCGCTGGTGGCTCTGTGGTGGACCTGGCGGGTGCTGGAGATGGCCTGGATCAGCCCGCGGAGGCTGGGCCGAGCCCTGCGGGCCCAGGGCCTCCGCGGCACGGCGTACCGCTTCCCGTTCGGCGACCTGAAGGAGTTCGCGCGGCTGGTCGGCGTGGCACGATCGAAGCCCATGCCGCTGTCGCACGACATCTCGCCACGCGTGAACCCTCTCTACCACAACGTGATCAAAGAACACG GGAAGATTTCGGTGACGTGGTTCGGCCCGACGCCGAGGGTGATCGTCAACGATCCTAAACTGGTGGGGGAAATACTGACCAACAAGCATGGTCACTTCCGGAAACGCAAGTTCACTAATGGCATCGTCAAGCGGCTGGCTAACGGGCTCGTCAGCCACGAAGGCGAGAAATGGGCCGCTCACCGGAAGATCATCAACCCCGCCTTCCATGTCGAGAAATTAAAG AAAATGCTGCCTGCTTTTGTCGCATGCTGCAACGACCTGGTAACCAGATGGGAGGATCACGTCGGGGTTAACGAGACGAAGGAGATTGATGTCTGGCCGGAGTTTCAGAACCTCACCGGCGACGTGATCTCCCGTGCAGCGTTCGGCAGCAGCTTCAGCGAGGGGAGGAGGATTTTCCAAATACAGTCGGAGCAGGCCCGAAATGTAGTGAAGATGGTGAACTCTCTGTACCTCCCAGGTTTCAG ATTCATACCGATGCAGCTCAACCGAAGGATGAAGGCAAATACGATCGAGGTGGAAGCGCTGCTGGCAGGCATAGTCGGCAAGAGGGAGAAGGCCATGAAAGAAGGCAATAGTGCCAGCAACGAGGACCTGCTGGGCGCGCTGATGGAGTGCAACATCGCGGAGACCAAAGAGGCGGGAACCGCCAAGCCCATCATGACCATGGACGACATAATCGGCGAGCTCAAGCTCTTCTACTTCGCCGGGATGGACACCACGGCCGTGCTGCTCACCTGGACAATGGTCGCGCTGAGCATGCACCCCGAGTGGCAGGACCGCGCCAGGGAGGAGGTCCAGCGAGTCTTCGGGGACAGCCAGCCGGACTTCGATGGCATAAGCCAATTAAAAATT GTGGCTATGATTCTGTACGAGGTTCTCCGGTTGTACCCGCCGGTGGTACAGTTTGACCGGCAGACCTACGAGGAGGTCGAGCTGGGCGGTGTCAGGTACCCGCCCGGGGTGACCCTCTCGCTGCCGATCGTTTTCCTCCACCATGACCCAGATGTGTGGGGAGAAGACGCCGACGAGTTCAGGCCGGAGAGGTTCGCggaggggatctccaaggcgtcCAAGAACGGCTCCCGCGCCTTCTTCCCGTTCGGCTGGGGCCCGCGGATTTGCGTCGGCCAGAACTTCGCGCTGGTCGAGGCCAAGATGGCGTTGAGCAAGATATTGCAGCGCTTCTCCTTCGGCCTGTCGCCGTCCTACATGCACGCGCCGTTCCCTGTCTCCACTCTGCAGCCTGATCATGGCGCGCAGATCATGCTCAAGAAGCTCTAG